TTCATGATCTCCTCAAGTGGGAAGTGAGATCAACGAACACGTCCTCTTTGCAAGGTATTGTGAGACCACCCATTGGATGATCGAAGCCAAACTGTTCTTCAGCTTGAGTTAACAAGTCTTGAAATAAAGGCTGACTCAAGTATGATATTGGCACGATGAATCGCTTCTTCTGACTCTCTCCTACATATACTGCACAATGACCTTTTGGAACACCTCCGGAATTTGAAAACCTCCTCAAGATTCTAGAACCTTGAATAAGGGGACTCATTGTGATACCCATGGTGAGATACTTTTGTAACTTTATATGatgaattaaaagaaa
This genomic stretch from Solanum stenotomum isolate F172 unplaced genomic scaffold, ASM1918654v1 scaffold651, whole genome shotgun sequence harbors:
- the LOC125852886 gene encoding auxin-responsive protein SAUR21-like, whose product is MGITMSPLIQGSRILRRFSNSGGVPKGHCAVYVGESQKKRFIVPISYLSQPLFQDLLTQAEEQFGFDHPMGGLTIPCKEDVFVDLTSHLRRS